The Vibrio navarrensis genome has a segment encoding these proteins:
- a CDS encoding IS3 family transposase (programmed frameshift) — protein sequence MPANPVPIDVKTKGQTWLLPPYNWSHRRIAKELDVSPSVVSKWRNELVESGLLSTELPLENATTDYSAEQRFFIVIETATMSERELAEYCRSKGLFVDDVKTWRALSIKAQSTTSASMSHKENKLLRDERRKVKALEKELARKDKALAETAALLVLPGKVQCPLGNQRGRLIPISERLKIVTLVDEAVRKGATKTKACSTVGLSIRTFQRWTRNSAEITSDMRQHPRQHEPHNKLSEAERQQILDICNTPEYADLPPNIIVPMLADEGIYIASESTFYRVLKANNQLGKRTRNKAGTSPSRPKVQKACKPNQVWSWDISYLPSKIRGKHYYLYLIMDIFSRKVVGAEVYDQELGEYAAELLQRTTWREKCVQGNITLHSDNGAPMRSYTMLAKMYDLGIASSYSRPRVSNDNPYSESLFKTIKYCPSWPMDGFSSIEDARCWVGNFVDWYNNEHKHSGIKYVTPQQRHCGEDNEILRQRMQVYRRAQLTHPGRWSRQTRDWSYIDEVYLNPEKCAA from the exons ATGCCAGCCAATCCAGTTCCAATTGATGTGAAAACGAAAGGCCAAACTTGGCTGTTACCACCATATAATTGGTCTCATCGAAGAATTGCTAAAGAATTAGATGTGAGTCCATCCGTGGTATCTAAGTGGAGAAATGAACTTGTTGAAAGCGGCCTATTGTCTACAGAGCTGCCCTTAGAAAATGCTACTACTGATTATTCAGCGGAGCAGAGATTTTTCATAGTGATTGAAACTGCAACAATGTCTGAACGCGAGTTAGCTGAATACTGTAGGTCTAAAGGGTTATTTGTCGATGACGTTAAAACCTGGCGAGCACTGTCTATCAAGGCGCAGAGTACAACATCGGCTTCAATGTCACACAAAGAAAATAAGCTACTACGTGATGAACGCAGAAAGGTAAAAGCGTTGGAGAAGGAGTTGGCACGTAAAGATAAAGCACTTGCTGAAACGGCTGCGCTACTGGTTTTGC CGGGAAAAGTTCAATGCCCTCTGGGAAATCAACGAGGAAGACTTATTCCTATCTCAGAGCGGCTTAAAATAGTCACACTTGTTGATGAAGCTGTACGTAAAGGGGCAACAAAGACAAAGGCTTGTTCCACCGTTGGGTTATCAATACGAACGTTCCAGCGTTGGACACGGAACTCTGCCGAAATCACAAGTGATATGCGTCAGCATCCTCGGCAGCACGAGCCTCATAATAAGCTATCAGAAGCCGAAAGGCAGCAGATATTAGATATCTGCAATACACCAGAGTATGCCGATTTACCTCCGAATATCATCGTTCCAATGTTGGCTGATGAAGGCATTTACATTGCCTCAGAGTCCACATTTTATCGTGTATTAAAAGCAAACAACCAGCTAGGTAAGCGAACTCGTAACAAAGCTGGCACAAGTCCTTCTCGACCAAAGGTTCAAAAAGCCTGCAAACCAAATCAGGTATGGAGCTGGGATATCAGTTATCTGCCATCGAAAATACGAGGGAAGCACTATTACCTCTATTTGATAATGGATATCTTCAGTAGAAAAGTAGTAGGTGCAGAAGTGTATGATCAGGAGCTAGGCGAATATGCAGCGGAGTTACTCCAAAGAACAACATGGCGGGAAAAGTGTGTGCAAGGCAACATTACTTTGCACTCTGACAACGGTGCTCCTATGAGAAGTTACACCATGCTTGCAAAGATGTATGACCTTGGGATTGCAAGCTCTTACTCTAGGCCAAGAGTAAGCAATGACAACCCATACTCTGAGTCGTTGTTCAAAACAATAAAGTATTGTCCTTCATGGCCAATGGATGGGTTTTCTTCCATTGAAGACGCTCGGTGTTGGGTTGGTAATTTTGTTGATTGGTATAACAATGAGCATAAACACAGTGGCATAAAGTATGTAACACCTCAGCAGAGGCATTGCGGGGAGGATAATGAAATTCTCCGACAGCGTATGCAAGTCTACCGACGTGCTCAATTGACTCATCCAGGCAGATGGAGTCGGCAAACGAGAGACTGGAGTTATATCGATGAGGTGTACTTGAACCCTGAAAAGTGTGCAGCCTAA
- a CDS encoding DUF1456 family protein, producing the protein MTNNEILRRIQHALNLKNAQIMKAFGQAEVTVAHDKVANWLKDESDKSCVKMKDQELAVFLNGFINLKRGKKDGEQPKPEVALTNNMILMKLRIALDMKAEDVLDVLEVVGISLSKYEIGAYFRKPNNKNYKQCEDQLLCDFLDGVQFINRPDSEEFSG; encoded by the coding sequence GTGACTAACAACGAAATTTTACGTCGTATCCAACACGCGTTAAACCTTAAAAACGCACAGATAATGAAAGCTTTCGGGCAGGCCGAAGTCACTGTGGCTCACGATAAAGTGGCAAACTGGTTAAAAGATGAAAGCGACAAATCTTGCGTTAAGATGAAGGATCAAGAGTTAGCGGTATTCTTAAATGGCTTTATTAACCTCAAGCGAGGAAAAAAAGACGGCGAGCAACCTAAGCCAGAAGTCGCGTTGACCAACAACATGATTCTCATGAAGCTGCGCATTGCGCTAGACATGAAAGCAGAAGATGTGTTGGACGTATTAGAAGTGGTTGGTATTAGTTTAAGTAAATACGAAATTGGTGCGTATTTCCGCAAGCCAAACAACAAAAACTACAAACAGTGTGAAGACCAACTGCTGTGCGACTTCTTAGATGGTGTGCAGTTTATCAATCGTCCCGATTCTGAAGAGTTTTCTGGGTAA
- a CDS encoding IS3-like element ISVpa4 family transposase (programmed frameshift), whose protein sequence is MTRKRRNHSPEFKAKVALDAAKGDKTVAELAQKYNLHANQISTWKKELLENAAMIFATENHTGKENSEEVDKLHAKIGQLTMENGFFGQSARSLDRAQRKSSLVKSTPLPIKRQCELLNIARSTAYYQPIGLSAEEIALRRMIDEIHLQYPFMGSRRIRTELAKKGHSVNRKRVVRLMRDMGIGAIYPKPKTTLANKAHKVYPYLLRDIEVTYPNQAWAIDITYIPMAKGFLYLVAIIDWYSRKVLAWRLSNTMDTSFCIEALEEALKHYGPPDIFNSDQGSQFTSTEFTQKLIEHNVRISMDGKGRWVDNVFIERLWRSLKYEEVYLKAYTTPREAELEIGNYMVFYNEERNHQGLNNLTPDEAYFGRQRYAA, encoded by the exons ATGACTAGAAAACGTAGAAACCACTCTCCTGAGTTTAAAGCTAAGGTGGCTCTCGATGCCGCTAAAGGCGATAAAACCGTCGCTGAGTTAGCTCAGAAATACAACCTGCACGCTAACCAAATCTCGACATGGAAAAAGGAGCTGCTTGAAAACGCAGCCATGATTTTTGCCACCGAAAATCACACAGGAAAAGAGAATTCCGAAGAAGTGGACAAACTTCACGCCAAGATCGGTCAATTGACCATGGAAAATG GATTTTTTGGCCAAAGTGCTCGGTCGTTAGACCGAGCCCAGCGAAAGAGTTCGCTGGTTAAATCCACCCCATTGCCGATAAAGCGCCAGTGTGAGCTGCTCAATATTGCTCGCTCTACCGCTTACTATCAACCCATAGGACTCTCTGCTGAGGAGATTGCGTTGCGCCGTATGATTGACGAAATTCATCTTCAGTATCCGTTTATGGGCAGTCGGCGCATTCGAACTGAGCTGGCTAAGAAGGGTCATAGCGTTAATCGTAAGCGTGTTGTTCGACTCATGCGCGATATGGGGATTGGGGCGATTTACCCCAAGCCCAAAACGACGCTGGCGAACAAAGCACACAAGGTGTATCCCTACCTGTTGCGTGATATCGAAGTCACTTACCCAAACCAAGCTTGGGCGATTGATATCACGTACATCCCGATGGCGAAGGGGTTCCTGTACCTCGTTGCGATTATCGACTGGTATAGCCGCAAAGTGCTGGCTTGGCGACTATCCAACACCATGGACACGAGTTTTTGTATCGAAGCGCTTGAGGAAGCGCTGAAGCATTATGGGCCACCTGATATCTTTAACTCAGATCAAGGCAGCCAGTTTACCAGCACAGAGTTCACACAGAAGTTAATTGAGCATAACGTACGTATAAGCATGGATGGGAAAGGCCGTTGGGTTGACAATGTTTTCATTGAGCGATTATGGCGAAGCCTGAAATATGAGGAGGTTTACTTAAAAGCTTATACCACGCCCCGTGAAGCCGAGCTTGAAATCGGCAACTACATGGTGTTTTATAATGAAGAGCGTAACCATCAAGGACTCAATAACCTCACTCCTGATGAGGCCTACTTCGGTCGGCAAAGATACGCAGCATGA
- a CDS encoding HD-GYP domain-containing protein has translation MNNPAIRQSLREMMLLAWEVEARDPYTSGHLWRVSKFAHLTATALNWSTLEIAKATLGAFLHDVGKLHTPLEILNKPGPLTDSEYQVIQHHPVQGYELIKENPFSHFVADAILYHHERADGQGYPKGLDSNAVSKHVKLISLCDAFDAMTSQRPYRAPMIKERALDILQAHLGTQFDIEVGSAFIDLGRNGKFDHIILHSDEGIPLQHCPMCGPTIEVTRHQNKGDLTRCRVCGTQYTVSDAKVSLDSKEKNKHMVDHFIDVTIDHLP, from the coding sequence ATGAACAATCCAGCAATAAGACAATCACTGAGAGAGATGATGCTTTTGGCCTGGGAGGTCGAAGCTCGGGATCCCTATACCTCAGGCCATCTTTGGCGAGTGTCAAAATTTGCCCATCTCACGGCGACAGCGCTCAATTGGTCTACTCTGGAGATAGCAAAAGCTACCCTTGGTGCTTTCTTGCATGATGTTGGAAAGCTGCACACTCCTCTCGAAATTCTGAACAAACCTGGGCCACTGACGGATAGCGAGTATCAGGTTATTCAACACCATCCTGTACAGGGTTACGAACTCATTAAGGAGAATCCCTTTTCACATTTCGTAGCTGACGCCATTTTGTACCATCACGAACGTGCCGATGGTCAGGGCTACCCTAAAGGGCTAGACAGCAACGCTGTCTCAAAACACGTCAAACTGATTTCTCTTTGTGATGCGTTTGATGCGATGACCAGCCAACGCCCCTATCGCGCTCCAATGATTAAAGAGAGAGCATTAGACATTCTTCAAGCACATTTGGGGACACAATTTGATATAGAAGTGGGTTCGGCTTTCATCGACTTAGGAAGAAACGGTAAATTCGATCACATTATATTGCACTCAGACGAGGGGATCCCGTTGCAACATTGTCCAATGTGCGGACCGACCATTGAAGTAACGCGACATCAGAACAAAGGCGATCTCACTCGGTGCCGAGTGTGCGGCACTCAATATACTGTAAGCGATGCCAAAGTTTCTCTAGACAGCAAGGAGAAGAACAAGCATATGGTTGATCACTTCATCGACGTTACCATCGACCACTTGCCGTGA
- a CDS encoding helix-turn-helix transcriptional regulator — MALIHTINQLKIEKKVDVLKRVGLSQATLHRRINDGTFPPAIQLGPKAVGFMSHEVDAFLIACALGEDKKRVVAELLAQRQALKQANPLLQYMNFH, encoded by the coding sequence ATGGCGCTTATACACACAATTAATCAACTGAAAATAGAAAAGAAAGTCGATGTATTAAAACGCGTTGGTTTATCCCAAGCCACGCTTCACAGACGTATAAACGATGGCACATTTCCGCCCGCAATACAACTGGGTCCCAAGGCTGTGGGATTCATGTCGCATGAAGTCGATGCGTTTCTTATTGCATGTGCTTTGGGAGAAGATAAAAAGCGTGTGGTCGCTGAGCTTCTTGCGCAGCGACAAGCGCTTAAGCAAGCGAATCCTTTATTGCAGTACATGAACTTTCACTAA
- a CDS encoding chromosome partitioning protein ParA, translating to MNLSLKEDLHAAIREIVIDTERKNKDKLRALIEKTDCSLEELQVVVPSFLPQFSSTSKLTLSSHARFCNCIVKSIYAKNNADSFNKDVVTESLRILDAVENGFKEERKETKDLCDVAIKTHVTKETHEHFIACRNSNNYRSNAAFLRDIISNQIEPRPNNGEAYLQYFKETKELSKALQVRASA from the coding sequence ATGAACTTATCATTAAAAGAAGACTTACATGCAGCAATAAGAGAAATAGTAATCGACACCGAAAGAAAAAATAAAGATAAACTAAGAGCGCTTATTGAGAAAACAGATTGCAGCTTAGAAGAATTACAAGTTGTTGTACCTTCCTTTCTTCCGCAATTTTCAAGCACATCTAAACTTACGCTAAGTTCTCATGCGCGTTTTTGCAATTGCATTGTAAAAAGTATTTACGCTAAAAATAATGCAGATAGCTTTAACAAGGATGTTGTTACTGAATCACTTCGCATCCTAGATGCAGTCGAAAACGGCTTCAAAGAAGAGCGCAAAGAAACTAAAGACTTATGCGATGTAGCAATAAAAACACATGTAACTAAAGAAACCCATGAGCACTTCATAGCGTGCAGAAATAGTAACAACTATCGCTCTAACGCTGCTTTTCTGAGAGACATTATCTCAAACCAAATCGAACCACGCCCAAATAATGGTGAAGCGTATTTGCAGTACTTTAAAGAAACTAAAGAGCTATCAAAAGCCCTACAGGTCAGGGCGTCCGCATGA
- a CDS encoding ISAs1 family transposase: MNINTIKAHFSIIRDKRQSAKVDYPLFDILFGSICAVIAGGQGWTDIREYVLGHHEWFLKQGLFENGVPVDDTFARLIANIDPAEFRDCFLGWMNAVHTMTFGEVVAIDGKTLRGSYDRDDRQSTIHMVSAYASANQMVLGQLKTNNKSNEITAIPELIKMLDLRGAIVTIDAMACQTKIAKAITSKGGDYLLAVKGNQGKLSAAIQTAFAPHRRAPIDKTTYQIEKQKGRVEARTCHVLKASELEGDFSTWSGLTSIVMVENYRVAKGKAPKLEYRYYISSADLTAEQAGNAIRAHWGIESMHWILDVSMREDACQIYRQNAAENLAGLRHMALNMLRAEPSKISVPMKQKRCMMNPGFLEQVLVAGFKSMTKF; the protein is encoded by the coding sequence ATGAATATTAATACCATCAAAGCGCATTTCAGTATCATCCGTGACAAACGGCAAAGTGCAAAAGTTGATTATCCTCTGTTTGATATTTTGTTTGGGTCTATCTGTGCCGTGATAGCCGGAGGTCAAGGCTGGACTGACATTCGTGAATATGTTCTTGGCCACCATGAGTGGTTTCTTAAACAGGGGCTGTTTGAAAACGGTGTGCCTGTCGACGATACCTTTGCTCGTTTGATTGCAAATATTGATCCTGCCGAGTTTCGCGACTGCTTCCTGGGTTGGATGAATGCGGTACATACCATGACGTTTGGTGAGGTGGTTGCCATTGATGGCAAGACTTTGCGCGGCTCCTACGATAGAGACGACAGGCAAAGCACCATCCATATGGTGAGCGCCTATGCAAGTGCTAACCAAATGGTACTGGGTCAACTCAAAACCAACAATAAAAGCAATGAAATTACCGCGATTCCAGAGCTTATTAAGATGCTCGACTTGCGAGGAGCTATCGTGACGATTGATGCGATGGCCTGCCAGACCAAGATTGCCAAGGCGATCACTAGCAAGGGCGGTGATTACTTGTTGGCAGTAAAGGGGAATCAAGGCAAGTTGTCGGCAGCCATACAGACAGCCTTCGCCCCACACCGCCGTGCCCCAATTGACAAAACCACCTATCAAATCGAGAAACAAAAAGGCCGCGTTGAAGCACGTACTTGCCATGTACTCAAGGCTAGTGAGTTAGAGGGTGACTTCTCAACGTGGAGCGGACTCACCAGTATTGTCATGGTTGAAAATTACCGAGTAGCCAAAGGTAAAGCGCCAAAGTTGGAGTACCGCTACTACATAAGTTCAGCAGACCTGACCGCGGAGCAGGCAGGAAATGCCATTCGAGCCCACTGGGGCATAGAGTCAATGCACTGGATTTTAGATGTGAGCATGCGAGAAGACGCTTGTCAGATTTACCGACAAAACGCGGCTGAAAATTTGGCAGGTTTAAGACACATGGCACTTAACATGCTAAGAGCTGAGCCAAGCAAAATTAGTGTGCCAATGAAGCAGAAACGTTGCATGATGAACCCCGGCTTCTTGGAGCAAGTCTTAGTTGCTGGATTTAAGTCAATGACTAAATTCTAA